A window of the Paenibacillus woosongensis genome harbors these coding sequences:
- a CDS encoding cellulase family glycosylhydrolase translates to MYRDDGRVKGYLRAEGQRIVNGDGQELLLRGVGLGNWLLPEGYMWKFPPTNADRPRRIEKLVTDLIGESAAKEFWVTFRERFITEDDVRQIAAEGLNSIRLPINARWLLEEGDPVRFNPDTLALIDRFIGWCKKYSLYVILDLHGAPGGQTGANIDDSEHDQPELFTNEDYWRRTVELWRMLAERYKDEWIVGGYDLLNEPLPEWFNMHNDKLMPLYKEITAAIREVDDKHMIIIEGAHWATDWSMFTAEEMFDDNLLLQFHKYWSSPDQEGIAPYLEKREMLNMPIYMGEGGENSLGWYAGAFGLYEDHHISWNFWTWKKLDTANSPCSIRRPHHWDLILNYVEGSGEKPDQAASAAILNEYLDNILIGNCDYLPSVLRAVQRKLPLRMPAEHYGHRGQDISWGVAADSERITELCSCQRTEQAGLGASTSKEQPNVFRPGDGIRVGFLMAQEGTPNYHLKPEEEWNEEHRLCVTLTAGDWVAYPFLCESPAAYTLQIKLRALTESADEGTHEGIDEIAELVVHTDRDRHQTINVSSQDWSIISAGQQTIPASGEFELKIEVISGTIVIDWLEWLPVNDF, encoded by the coding sequence ATGTACAGAGACGATGGACGGGTAAAAGGCTACTTGCGTGCCGAAGGCCAGCGAATTGTGAACGGAGACGGGCAGGAGCTGCTGCTGCGCGGCGTGGGGCTGGGAAACTGGCTGCTGCCGGAAGGTTATATGTGGAAGTTCCCGCCGACAAACGCCGATCGGCCAAGACGAATCGAGAAGCTCGTCACGGACTTGATCGGAGAGTCCGCTGCCAAGGAGTTTTGGGTTACGTTTCGCGAACGGTTTATAACCGAGGATGACGTGCGCCAAATCGCCGCGGAGGGCTTGAACTCCATTCGACTGCCAATCAATGCGCGCTGGCTGCTGGAGGAGGGCGATCCTGTAAGATTCAACCCGGACACCCTCGCTTTAATCGATCGTTTTATTGGATGGTGCAAAAAATACAGCCTGTACGTCATCCTTGATCTGCACGGAGCACCAGGCGGGCAAACGGGAGCGAACATCGACGACTCCGAACATGATCAGCCCGAGCTGTTCACTAACGAGGATTACTGGCGGCGTACCGTCGAGCTGTGGAGAATGCTGGCCGAACGCTACAAGGACGAATGGATCGTCGGCGGTTACGATCTGCTGAACGAGCCGCTTCCGGAATGGTTCAACATGCATAACGACAAGCTCATGCCGCTCTACAAGGAAATCACCGCCGCGATCCGTGAAGTCGACGACAAGCATATGATTATCATTGAAGGCGCCCATTGGGCGACCGACTGGTCGATGTTTACCGCCGAAGAAATGTTCGACGACAATCTTTTGCTGCAATTCCACAAGTACTGGAGCAGTCCTGACCAGGAAGGAATCGCCCCGTATTTAGAGAAGCGGGAAATGCTGAACATGCCTATATACATGGGTGAAGGCGGTGAGAACAGCTTGGGCTGGTATGCCGGAGCCTTTGGTTTATATGAGGATCATCATATTTCATGGAACTTCTGGACCTGGAAAAAACTCGACACAGCTAACTCCCCTTGCTCCATCCGCCGGCCACATCACTGGGATCTTATTTTGAACTATGTGGAAGGCAGCGGCGAGAAACCGGATCAAGCAGCTTCAGCAGCCATCCTTAACGAATACCTGGACAACATTCTGATTGGCAACTGCGACTATCTCCCAAGCGTGCTGCGAGCCGTTCAGCGTAAGCTGCCGCTTCGCATGCCTGCCGAGCATTATGGACATCGGGGCCAAGACATTAGCTGGGGCGTCGCAGCTGACAGTGAAAGGATCACCGAGCTATGCTCCTGCCAGCGTACCGAGCAAGCCGGCCTTGGAGCTTCAACTTCCAAGGAGCAGCCTAACGTATTTCGTCCAGGTGACGGCATCCGCGTCGGGTTCCTCATGGCCCAGGAAGGTACGCCAAATTATCATTTGAAGCCGGAAGAGGAATGGAACGAAGAGCATCGCCTCTGCGTGACTCTTACTGCGGGAGATTGGGTCGCATACCCGTTCTTGTGTGAGTCTCCCGCCGCCTACACGCTGCAAATCAAACTGCGCGCCTTGACCGAGAGCGCTGACGAGGGTACTCACGAGGGTATCGACGAGATTGCTGAGCTCGTTGTGCATACGGATCGCGATAGGCACCAAACCATCAACGTGTCTTCCCAAGATTGGAGCATCATCTCGGCGGGGCAGCAGACGATACCCGCCAGCGGAGAGTTCGAGTTAAAAATAGAGGTGATAAGCGGCACTATCGTCATCGATTGGCTGGAATGGCTGCCGGTTAATGATTTCTAA
- a CDS encoding FecCD family ABC transporter permease, whose amino-acid sequence MSTSHIVQKRAGRALYISAVFMILAIIVIWISLNTGSMRLSPAEIWRTLLGYGTPEEKMVLFEFRLPRIIVTMLAGIGLGVSGAILQGVSRNSLADPGILGIHAGAALGLMVFISFFRTMDSSAALMIPLFTFVGGVMTAVIIVALAYNQREGIAPIRLILVGIAVAAGIHAVTLVLSLKLDPDIYAFAARWLAGSVWGRDWVHVWALLPWIVLLVPLAYMRSRTLDIFALGDDIAANVGSHVTRNRIVMLAVAVALSSASVSMVGGIGFIGLAAPHIAKRLAGPQHRHFLPVAALVGLIILVAADTIGRSVFQPNAVPAGIVVAVIGGPYFLYLLFKTKN is encoded by the coding sequence ATGAGTACAAGCCATATTGTCCAAAAGAGGGCTGGAAGAGCACTTTATATCAGCGCGGTATTCATGATACTAGCCATCATTGTCATATGGATCAGCCTGAACACAGGCAGCATGCGGCTATCTCCGGCGGAGATTTGGCGGACCTTGCTGGGCTACGGTACGCCGGAAGAGAAGATGGTGTTATTTGAATTTCGCTTACCGCGGATTATCGTAACGATGCTGGCGGGCATCGGCCTAGGCGTATCGGGCGCTATATTGCAGGGGGTATCCCGTAATTCACTCGCTGATCCCGGAATATTAGGAATTCATGCAGGAGCGGCACTAGGGCTTATGGTGTTCATATCGTTTTTTCGGACGATGGATAGCTCGGCGGCCTTAATGATCCCGTTGTTCACCTTTGTAGGGGGCGTGATGACAGCGGTAATCATTGTTGCGCTTGCTTATAATCAACGCGAGGGAATTGCGCCGATTCGGCTTATTCTAGTCGGCATTGCGGTAGCGGCAGGCATCCATGCGGTTACCCTGGTGCTATCTTTGAAGCTTGATCCTGATATATATGCCTTTGCTGCGCGCTGGTTAGCGGGCAGTGTATGGGGAAGGGATTGGGTGCATGTTTGGGCTTTGCTGCCCTGGATTGTGCTGCTCGTGCCCCTTGCTTATATGCGTTCCAGAACGCTCGACATTTTCGCGTTAGGCGATGACATCGCCGCTAACGTCGGAAGCCATGTGACCCGGAACCGCATCGTGATGCTGGCTGTGGCCGTGGCTCTGTCCAGCGCCAGCGTATCTATGGTGGGTGGGATCGGCTTTATCGGACTGGCCGCACCGCATATTGCCAAACGGCTGGCTGGGCCTCAGCATCGGCATTTTCTGCCGGTGGCTGCTTTGGTTGGACTGATTATTCTGGTAGCCGCGGACACGATTGGACGCTCCGTTTTTCAGCCTAACGCTGTTCCGGCCGGTATCGTGGTTGCAGTTATTGGAGGACCCTATTTTTTGTACCTGTTATTTAAAACTAAAAACTAG
- a CDS encoding helix-turn-helix domain-containing protein, with product MKQRTMNAEAFLHSVLYEIEAVFQSTVLPEWADGQRALNRHLLLFIEKGRGELIVNGAASPFKHRSLHIYPPGTMLEMRMKQAGRAALYGVVFNLFKETENTGSCKLWNREIGLPLQGDIEISDDRFLSLLQLLVSLGDEAVNKKRYIAQQYLQDMLEILLAEAQPAAANDLQQRIKATLEYMHAYYHEDIRVDKLAAIARLHPSYYSRVFKKMMLKSPVAYLTDLRMNKAKELLLTTDKSVRDVAAVVGYGDEFYFSRRFKDTSGYSPTFFTRKKELKLISLSSPYTDHLYTLGLKPSAAQLHRHIPLSAKPLQLPEHASDSWDISRQIFLEEAPDLIVCKDNVLHHARAHIHDIAPIIAIPWASKDVYAHLLEIAKLVDRRQAAAAWLDYHEQTAVRLRQMVRQTIGRAVVTICVYRGQELRVYGARNIGHVFYRSLQLAPPDRVREQMEPYPEGTGFTWMPITPDELKFYESDLLFIAVEKDSDRQQVLKWQRTNPSWMNHPAVRRKRVYFLDRDMWMNYAPYAINLQMEELEMFLHQGLR from the coding sequence ATGAAACAAAGAACGATGAATGCGGAAGCCTTTTTACATAGCGTCTTATATGAGATTGAAGCAGTGTTCCAAAGCACGGTGCTCCCGGAATGGGCAGACGGGCAGCGGGCTTTGAACCGCCATTTGCTGTTGTTTATTGAAAAGGGGAGGGGAGAGCTTATCGTTAATGGGGCTGCCTCCCCGTTTAAGCATAGATCATTGCACATCTACCCTCCAGGCACAATGCTGGAAATGCGGATGAAGCAAGCAGGAAGGGCTGCGCTATATGGCGTTGTATTCAATTTGTTCAAAGAGACAGAGAATACGGGCAGTTGCAAGCTCTGGAACAGAGAGATTGGCTTGCCCCTGCAGGGCGATATAGAGATTTCTGATGATCGGTTCCTGAGCCTGCTCCAGCTACTGGTCTCCTTAGGAGATGAAGCCGTGAACAAGAAGCGTTATATCGCCCAGCAGTATTTACAGGATATGCTGGAGATCCTGCTAGCTGAGGCTCAGCCTGCCGCCGCAAATGATTTGCAGCAGCGCATCAAGGCTACTTTGGAATACATGCATGCTTATTATCATGAGGATATTCGGGTCGACAAGCTTGCAGCCATAGCCCGGCTTCATCCTTCTTATTATTCCCGGGTGTTCAAGAAGATGATGTTAAAATCTCCAGTGGCATACTTGACGGATCTTAGAATGAACAAAGCTAAGGAGCTGTTATTGACGACCGATAAATCCGTTCGTGACGTGGCGGCTGTTGTAGGGTATGGCGACGAGTTCTATTTCAGCCGGCGTTTTAAGGACACCAGCGGGTACTCTCCGACATTTTTTACCCGGAAAAAAGAGTTAAAGCTGATTTCGCTATCCTCCCCCTATACCGACCATTTGTATACGCTTGGCTTGAAGCCGTCCGCTGCTCAGCTGCATCGGCATATTCCCCTTTCTGCCAAACCGCTCCAATTGCCGGAGCATGCCTCCGATTCATGGGATATTAGTCGACAAATCTTTCTGGAGGAAGCTCCGGACCTGATTGTGTGCAAAGATAATGTGCTGCATCATGCGCGGGCACATATTCACGATATTGCGCCAATCATTGCAATTCCGTGGGCGAGCAAGGATGTTTATGCGCATTTGCTGGAAATCGCTAAACTGGTTGACAGAAGACAGGCTGCAGCGGCGTGGCTGGACTACCACGAGCAGACCGCGGTGAGATTACGGCAGATGGTTCGGCAGACCATCGGCAGAGCTGTGGTAACGATTTGCGTGTACCGTGGACAGGAACTGCGAGTTTATGGGGCGAGAAATATCGGCCATGTGTTTTATAGATCTCTGCAGCTAGCACCGCCGGATCGGGTTCGCGAACAAATGGAGCCATACCCGGAAGGAACGGGCTTTACCTGGATGCCCATCACGCCGGATGAGCTCAAATTTTATGAGTCGGATCTACTGTTCATCGCAGTTGAAAAGGATAGCGATCGGCAGCAGGTCCTGAAATGGCAGCGGACGAATCCTTCGTGGATGAATCATCCTGCGGTGAGGAGAAAGCGCGTGTATTTTTTGGATCGAGATATGTGGATGAACTATGCTCCGTATGCCATCAATCTGCAAATGGAGGAACTGGAAATGTTCTTGCATCAAGGGCTGAGATAG
- a CDS encoding FecCD family ABC transporter permease gives MTWKKTLATCIYFIAAIAGLVLTIGLAISYGAKEMTLATVWEAVFRYDPAATSHQIIHGLRLPRVIGAVVTGMALAVAGAVMQGVTRNPLADSGILGVNAGSAFVVALSFAILPGLSYSNLILLSFAGAALTTLLIVLLGSSAPGGLSALKLTIAGAVLAAILHALSSGVAIYFGLSQDLAYWYAGGVAGVTLEQLQVFAPVVLTTVLLAGILGRSITFLSLGEESAVNLGIHVGRVRLFSMAIVVILAGAAVSVAGSISFVGLVIPHIARRFVGVDYRVLIPFSAILGAILLVWADFAARMVNSPRELAIGTMVALVGVPFFLYLARRERRSI, from the coding sequence ATGACTTGGAAAAAAACGCTGGCAACCTGCATTTATTTCATAGCTGCTATTGCAGGACTAGTCTTAACCATTGGCTTGGCCATTTCTTACGGAGCCAAGGAAATGACATTGGCAACGGTATGGGAGGCCGTATTCCGTTACGATCCGGCTGCAACCTCTCACCAAATTATACATGGCTTAAGGCTGCCGCGCGTCATAGGCGCAGTAGTTACGGGGATGGCCCTAGCTGTTGCGGGGGCGGTTATGCAGGGGGTAACGCGCAATCCGCTGGCTGATTCAGGGATACTTGGCGTAAATGCCGGCTCGGCTTTCGTAGTTGCGTTAAGCTTTGCCATTCTTCCCGGGCTGTCCTACTCCAATTTAATTTTGTTGTCCTTTGCCGGGGCAGCGTTGACGACGCTTCTTATTGTCTTGCTCGGCTCATCGGCCCCGGGAGGATTAAGCGCCTTGAAGCTGACGATCGCGGGGGCTGTCCTGGCGGCGATCCTGCATGCGTTAAGCTCTGGGGTTGCTATTTATTTCGGGCTTAGCCAGGATCTGGCTTACTGGTATGCCGGAGGCGTAGCAGGCGTCACTTTGGAGCAGCTGCAGGTGTTTGCACCTGTTGTACTGACAACGGTTTTGCTGGCGGGCATTTTGGGTCGTTCGATTACGTTTCTGTCACTCGGTGAGGAATCTGCCGTCAATCTTGGAATACATGTAGGCCGGGTACGGCTGTTCAGTATGGCCATTGTGGTTATATTGGCGGGAGCGGCCGTGTCCGTAGCCGGATCCATCAGCTTTGTCGGCCTTGTGATCCCTCATATTGCCCGGCGTTTTGTGGGAGTAGATTACCGAGTCCTAATTCCATTTTCAGCGATTCTGGGAGCGATATTGCTCGTATGGGCCGATTTTGCTGCACGGATGGTTAATTCTCCGCGGGAGCTGGCGATCGGTACGATGGTCGCCTTGGTGGGCGTTCCCTTCTTCCTTTACTTGGCGCGTCGGGAGAGGAGGAGCATTTAA
- a CDS encoding U32 family peptidase, which yields MSSTTLTRQDVELLAPAGDWDCMRAAVANGADAIFFGVEKFNARARANNFRMDELPEIMAFLHSYGVKGFLTFNILVFEDELRDAAELIEACIDAGVDAVIVQDLGLVKMIREMSPDFPIHGSTQMTITSPEAVEFTKPWNMERVVLGRENNLKQIQKIGEQAKLPMEVFVHGALCVSYSGQCLTSEMWGGRSANRGECAQACRLPYDLMVDGEQKPMGDVAYLLSPKDLAAIDLMPELIEAGVTSFKIEGRLKSPEYVANVVSKYRKAIDRYFDGEDARPSKEEVRELQQSFSRGFTHGFLEGTNNKKLVEGTFPKSRGVYLGRVEQVLRDGVVCRLEAPVKRGDGIVFDAGDPTKKEEGGRVYDLRRKGVKLEGEADEKWIVDIIPGRNDVDLRKVHVGDRIWKTSDPALDKRLRQTFETDKPYRVFPVHVRATGRAGEPLATFWTDVQKGTTVRVDSELLLETAQKRPMDGALLEEQFGRLGGTLFQLEELDASLHGDVILPMRELNSIRRRAVELLAGERPKPPVYVKRADAATAATAVAAGGAGAPRAAGAPEGGGAGLAARRALRGEAELTALCRSLPQVQAALEAGVGMIYADFEFIKQFPAAVEAVRAAGKRIALATPRIHMPGENGYHNNILRLEPDAVLVRNTGALYYYLRHRQENPDAKHPQLIGDFSLNIANHKTVELFLETGCDIVTPSYDLNIQQMVDLLGNSQSLAGNMEIVIHQHLPMFHTEHCVYCTFLSEGTDYTNCGRPCEQHRASLQDRIGMSHPVRVDEGCRNTVYNAIEQSGAEYLRNFLELGVRSYRVEFLEETPEKVHEVIRLYTQALRGEISGTQVWKTLKATNQLGVTRGQLIK from the coding sequence ATGAGCAGCACAACATTAACGCGGCAGGACGTGGAACTCTTGGCGCCGGCGGGCGATTGGGATTGTATGCGGGCCGCGGTGGCGAATGGGGCGGACGCGATTTTTTTTGGAGTCGAGAAATTCAACGCCAGAGCCCGGGCGAACAATTTTCGCATGGACGAGCTTCCGGAGATTATGGCCTTTTTGCACAGCTACGGGGTTAAGGGATTCCTGACTTTTAATATTCTCGTATTCGAGGATGAGCTGCGGGATGCGGCGGAGCTGATCGAGGCCTGCATCGATGCGGGCGTAGACGCGGTGATCGTACAGGATTTGGGACTGGTCAAAATGATCCGCGAAATGTCGCCGGACTTTCCGATTCACGGCTCGACCCAGATGACGATTACTTCGCCGGAAGCAGTCGAGTTCACGAAGCCATGGAATATGGAACGTGTCGTGCTGGGCCGCGAGAACAATTTGAAGCAAATCCAGAAAATCGGGGAGCAGGCGAAGCTGCCGATGGAAGTGTTTGTCCACGGGGCGCTTTGCGTGTCGTATTCGGGACAGTGCCTGACCTCTGAAATGTGGGGCGGCCGCTCCGCAAACCGCGGGGAATGCGCCCAGGCCTGTCGTCTCCCGTATGACCTGATGGTGGACGGAGAGCAGAAGCCGATGGGGGATGTGGCGTATTTGCTGTCTCCCAAAGACCTGGCGGCGATTGACTTGATGCCGGAACTGATTGAGGCGGGTGTGACTTCTTTTAAAATCGAAGGCCGCTTAAAAAGCCCGGAATACGTAGCTAACGTTGTGAGCAAATACCGCAAGGCGATTGACCGTTATTTTGACGGGGAGGATGCCCGTCCGTCGAAGGAAGAGGTCCGTGAGCTGCAGCAGAGTTTCTCGCGCGGTTTTACACACGGCTTCCTGGAGGGCACGAACAATAAGAAGCTCGTAGAGGGTACGTTTCCGAAGAGCCGGGGCGTGTATTTGGGCCGAGTGGAGCAGGTGCTGCGCGACGGCGTGGTCTGCCGCCTGGAGGCTCCTGTGAAGCGCGGAGACGGGATTGTTTTCGATGCCGGGGATCCGACGAAAAAAGAAGAAGGCGGACGTGTCTATGATTTGCGCCGCAAAGGTGTGAAGCTGGAAGGCGAGGCGGACGAGAAGTGGATCGTCGATATCATCCCGGGACGCAATGACGTCGATCTGCGCAAGGTTCACGTCGGCGACCGCATTTGGAAGACGAGTGATCCCGCGCTGGATAAAAGACTGCGCCAGACGTTCGAGACGGACAAGCCATACCGGGTATTCCCGGTGCATGTCCGCGCTACAGGGCGGGCTGGCGAGCCGCTGGCCACCTTCTGGACGGATGTGCAGAAGGGAACAACGGTGCGCGTCGACTCCGAGCTGCTGCTCGAGACGGCGCAAAAACGGCCGATGGACGGTGCCCTGCTCGAAGAGCAGTTCGGCCGTCTCGGCGGCACGCTGTTTCAGCTCGAGGAGCTGGATGCATCGCTGCATGGCGATGTGATCCTGCCGATGCGAGAGCTGAACAGCATCCGCCGGCGCGCAGTGGAGCTGCTCGCCGGCGAACGGCCAAAGCCGCCCGTTTATGTGAAACGGGCGGACGCCGCCACCGCCGCCACAGCTGTGGCGGCGGGAGGCGCTGGCGCACCACGCGCAGCGGGTGCGCCCGAAGGCGGCGGCGCGGGCTTGGCCGCGCGCCGCGCTTTGCGCGGTGAAGCGGAGCTCACCGCGCTGTGCCGCAGCCTGCCGCAGGTGCAGGCTGCGCTGGAGGCCGGCGTAGGGATGATCTACGCCGACTTTGAATTCATCAAGCAGTTCCCGGCAGCGGTGGAAGCCGTTCGGGCCGCGGGCAAGCGAATCGCGCTCGCGACGCCGCGCATCCATATGCCGGGCGAGAACGGCTACCATAACAACATCCTGCGCCTTGAGCCCGATGCGGTGCTGGTGCGCAACACCGGGGCGCTGTACTATTATCTGCGCCACCGGCAGGAGAATCCGGACGCGAAGCATCCGCAACTGATCGGCGACTTCTCGCTGAATATTGCCAACCACAAGACCGTGGAGCTGTTTCTGGAGACCGGCTGCGATATCGTTACGCCATCCTACGATCTCAACATCCAGCAGATGGTGGATTTGCTGGGCAACAGCCAGAGCCTGGCTGGTAATATGGAGATCGTCATTCACCAGCATTTGCCGATGTTCCATACGGAGCATTGCGTCTACTGCACCTTCCTGAGCGAGGGTACGGACTATACGAACTGCGGCCGCCCATGCGAGCAGCATAGAGCATCCCTGCAGGACCGCATCGGCATGTCCCATCCGGTTCGTGTCGACGAAGGCTGCCGCAATACGGTATATAATGCGATCGAGCAGTCGGGTGCGGAATATTTGCGGAACTTCCTGGAGCTTGGGGTACGGAGCTATCGTGTCGAATTCTTGGAGGAAACGCCGGAGAAGGTGCACGAGGTCATTCGTCTCTACACCCAGGCCCTGCGCGGTGAAATTAGCGGCACCCAGGTATGGAAAACGCTCAAAGCGACGAACCAGCTCGGCGTGACGCGTGGACAGCTGATCAAGTAA
- a CDS encoding transcriptional regulator — translation MNQENMNLRKLASSSNINAGTLSSILNKHKTLTVDHLDRLTRVMNYPEGYFYEQYIKDHLSQNIPNWRRFKPFLYRCADLDKLDCIKQVISLLMDNLMYSPLLFEVAEDLYQQNKRKAAELLFENVALSEKHQHSERLAFCQYRLFSIRLGSNQEDNYKAAILFEPYVDRLDELDQLDALRDLGNIYRSLNQWDKVDVIASRLSHLAKSLYFTARPVKIQEKSKPSRPLFTYIALANLFHADACDSRRDYKQALQYTSYYADFSWVKEDDDNTRHWITVFMGWAKANTYVIKLMTGDTSILPEYVAYIDKKQDELMTGLYNILEAANLHHFNVDEILKKFESEITSYINQEIPAKLYETQFIENFFSQLLYKFGYYYLSKHDYNTGFGYLLKSLDISSSIYNKKCIIKCMGLFEQYRDMASQETLLTYKTIIKGVYENEEKNSDTSFDS, via the coding sequence ATGAACCAGGAAAATATGAATCTAAGGAAATTGGCAAGCAGTTCCAATATTAACGCAGGCACACTGAGTTCCATATTAAATAAACACAAAACATTGACAGTAGATCATTTGGATCGCCTTACAAGGGTCATGAATTACCCTGAGGGATATTTTTACGAGCAATATATTAAAGACCATTTGAGCCAAAACATCCCCAACTGGCGAAGATTCAAGCCGTTCTTATACCGCTGTGCAGACCTCGATAAATTGGACTGTATAAAGCAAGTGATCAGTTTGTTAATGGATAATCTGATGTACTCTCCCCTTCTATTCGAGGTAGCGGAAGACCTTTACCAGCAGAACAAGCGCAAAGCAGCAGAACTATTGTTTGAAAATGTGGCATTAAGCGAGAAGCATCAGCATTCAGAACGGCTCGCCTTCTGCCAATATCGATTATTCTCAATTCGTTTGGGAAGCAACCAAGAGGATAATTATAAAGCAGCTATCCTGTTCGAGCCCTATGTAGATCGGTTGGATGAACTTGATCAATTAGATGCTTTGAGAGACTTAGGTAATATATATCGCTCTTTAAATCAGTGGGATAAAGTAGATGTGATAGCTAGTAGACTAAGTCATTTGGCCAAATCGCTATACTTCACTGCTCGACCTGTAAAGATTCAAGAAAAATCTAAACCAAGTAGACCGCTGTTTACATATATAGCATTAGCCAATCTATTTCACGCTGATGCTTGTGATTCACGAAGAGATTATAAGCAGGCACTACAATATACCTCCTACTATGCCGATTTTAGCTGGGTTAAAGAAGATGATGACAACACCCGGCACTGGATAACTGTCTTTATGGGATGGGCGAAGGCCAACACATATGTGATTAAGCTAATGACTGGAGATACCAGTATACTCCCGGAGTACGTTGCATATATCGACAAAAAACAAGATGAACTTATGACAGGTCTATACAACATCCTGGAGGCGGCTAATCTGCATCATTTTAATGTGGATGAAATTCTCAAAAAATTCGAGTCTGAAATTACTAGTTATATCAATCAGGAAATACCTGCTAAATTATACGAAACCCAGTTTATTGAAAACTTTTTTTCTCAATTACTATATAAATTCGGCTACTATTACTTAAGTAAACATGATTACAATACTGGGTTCGGGTATTTGTTAAAAAGTCTCGATATATCCTCTTCCATTTACAATAAAAAATGCATAATTAAATGTATGGGGCTATTTGAACAATATAGAGATATGGCATCCCAAGAAACCTTGCTAACATATAAAACTATAATAAAAGGAGTCTATGAAAATGAAGAAAAAAATTCTGATACCTCTTTTGACAGTTAG